The following DNA comes from Lemur catta isolate mLemCat1 chromosome 19, mLemCat1.pri, whole genome shotgun sequence.
GTATGTCCAGTGCTtagcctctgccctgccccagggagcATCTCTGGTGACATATGCAGCCCAAAGGGGCAGCTGCCAGGCTGAGGCCAGGGAGTGGGACGCTGGACCCAGACTCGGCCTGGGCTCCTGTTGGCTCTTTACTCTCTGCCTCCTCTTACCGCCACCCTCGTCTCATCAGACCCTGCCCCCAGGCAGGTCCGTAGGCCCCACCCTATTACTGTATTCAGGGCCATGCTGCAATAATTTCAGTTATAACAATCATAGCAGCTTCCAGTTTTTGAACCAGACACTCTGCCCAGTGGTCTTACTTTCttttacaacaaccctgtgacGCCAGCACTATTGTTATTCCCATTGGCAGTTGGGGAAAGGGGGCTTAGGCAAGTGACACGACTTGCCAGGGACACAGGACTATAAACAGGAGTTGCTGAGACCCAAAACTAGGTCTGGCTGAGCCCAGGGCCTTACCCTTTCCTCCTGCCCTCGGCAAGAGGGGGTGGCCTTGGACCGGCCTCCATGCAGAGAAGCAGGGCAGGTACCTGGACCCTGGGTGACACGGAGGCAGGTAGAAGGGTGCACAGCCCCTCGGAGCTTGGAGCCTCCTTGGAGAGCTCTGGGCGTGCACAGGGCAGGCTGAGGGTCAGGTGCTGGCCTGTGAGAAGGGTCAGCTCCGTGGCCACCCAGGGTGGGGCCCTTAGGCAGGGGCCCCTCAAGCCATCCGTCCTGGTTTCCCCAAGGCCTTTTACCAGGTTACTCTGAATAAAAGggctgatccttctgcctctctgGACCCTCCATAAAATGCTCCCTGAGGGCCAGGGCCTCTGCCACGTATTTCTGCACACTCTCTCTGGTGTTCGCACTGTCTGTCTGTGCCCTTGTGGGTGGGATGGGAACAGGCAGAGACCCTGGAATGATTTGCCCGTGGCCCCCTGGTCAGCGCACACTCACAGCCAGGCCTCTAGTGCTGGAGCCTTCCCTTCCCCGCTTCTCACAGCGGGGCTGAAGGGCGGGACCCTGAATGATCATGTTTGAGCTGGGGCGTTGGGGTGGGGCACGTAGCATATCACTGGTCACAGGCGGCCCCTTCCCCTGTCCTCCCAGGGCCGATTCACCATCGCAGCCAAGCACCACATCTCCATCGCCGAGATCTACGAGACGGAGCTGGTGGACATCGAGAAGGTAAGCGGGCAGGCAGGGCCTTGCCTGGGCCAGTGGCCAGGACCGgggcttctctctccctcttccaccCAGGGGAACCCTCCGGTGTCTGAGCACCAGGAAAGGGGGACGGGGGCACCGGCCGAGCTTGGGGAAAGGGGTCGGGCTGTGtcccgggcagggcagggcagagggaggtgaAGGCTGCATGGagggctccccctcctctgcccGCCCCTCGAGCTCACCCCTCCTCATGTCTCCCCAGGCCATCGCGCACTACGAGCAGTCTGCAGACTACTACAAGGGCGAGGAGTCCAACAGGTAGTCCCTCTTCCTGCCTGCCCCTAGGCCCCTCAGTGACCTGCAGGACCTGCCACCACCTACCCTCACTCCTCCTCCCTACACAGCTCAGCCAACAAGTGTCTGCTGAAGGTGGCTGGCTACGCCGCACAGCTGGAGCAGTATCAGAAGGCCATTGACATCTATGAACAGGTGGGCCGAGGCGGGCCCTAGTCCCACGCTCTGCTCAGGGCATCATGCCCTCCTCAGCGCCAGTGCTGTGTTCTGGTGCCATTCCCTAGCCCCGTCTCccccccatctctccctccctccctgtctccactTCTCTCGTCATGCCACCCCCCTCGCCCTCACCTTGTCCTCAGCTTGGCTAAACGCTTTCTCCACCGACAGCCCCATGCCGTGTCACCACCCTTCCCACACCCCTCACGGCTTCCTGGAAGGCCCAAGAGTGAGGCAGGCTCTGAAGAACCAGAGTTGGGGAGGCCTGAGGCAGCCATGGGTCCCTCATCCACAGTGGGAGGGCGAGAGTGTCACGTGGGCTCCCCTCTGCTgtgcagggagggctgggtggtggctaaaAGAAAGGCAGGCAGCTGGCCCCGGGGGAGAGTGGGGTGGGCATCGCCTCTCATGTTCCTGCAGCTTGCCGCCCCTCTGCCCACCAACGTGCCAGCCTCCCGTTGGTCCTGACAGCGGGGCCGCCTCCTCCCCACCGCATTGGGTGCCTCGGAGGCCCACGGACACCTGGCTTCAGCCTCCACTCCGCTACCGCCCAGCCCCATCATGTCCTGGTCGCTCAGGCACCAGTTGCTGACCTCCCTGGGCTAGTCCCTGGCTCCTTGCCCTTGGGGTCCTGGGTTAACAACCTTGCCCTGGAACATGGACTCAGTTCCCAGACagctccccagtgcctggcagtgACCCTGGCCGCCTTCGGGCTTCCTGCCCTGACCTCACAGTGCTGCTTCTACATGGCTACAGGTGGGGACCAATGCCATGGACAGCCCCCTCCTCAAGTACAGCGCCAAGGACTACTTCTTCAAGGCAGCCCTCTGCCACTTCTGCATCGACATGCTCAACGCCAAGGTGCGCCCAGCCGGGTGGGCCCTGCCTGAGCTTTGCCTACACCAGCCAGATCATCTTCCCCGGGCCCCCGTGTCTATCGCCAGGCCAAGTTGCCTCTTGCCCCCAAATGCAAACAATGCATTTCAGTCCTGATGTCACCTGCCTGGCTCTGTAGGCTTTTGAGTTTCCAACTCCTGGTTCACTCAGTGCTGGGCTCTTTCTTTCGTGGGTACACTTTTTGACTCCCACGAAATCAGCACCATTGTcacccattttataggtgaagacaCTGAGGCTGAGACAAAAGTCCCTTGTTCAAGGCCACATGGCCAGTGAGCTGCAGCCCCAGCATTCCAGATCTTTGTGACTCCCATGTCATGACTCTAACCGTAGCCTGCATGCCCACCCCTCCTATTCTCAGGGCTTCTTGGCCAGagagggcagtgggagggggaagggccaGTGAGAAGGAGCTGGAGAGTTAGCTGGCACTAGAGTTTGATTGTCCAGCGTTCCCCAACCTGGCAGGGCTCTGCAGGGTCCAGGATTTCCTGCTATCTCTGGCCCCCCTGCCCCATAGCTGTCTGAGCCCTGCATCCCTGTGGGCACTGGCAGAGTGGTGCCTGAGTTCACATCCCGGCCCCACATCTCACCCTGTGCCCTGGGCAGGTCACCAGCCCCCAAAAGTGGGGTCTGTTTCCCCACTTCTGAAATTGGGCTCACCACCATTTGATCCTCTCAGGGTCCTTGTGAAGtacccagccccagcctggcacaTACGATATGCTGATTTCTCCCATCCTGGCTGAGCCAGGTGGGAGGCGGCACTGggtgcctgcctgcctgggaaACCCCCCCACCTCCCGACTGCCCACCTCTCCCCGCAGCCATCTCTGCAGCCAGACTGGTGCTAAGCTCAGCTCCATGGAGTTACCGGCAGGCACAGAGCCAGGTGACACCTGAGGCTGCGGGAGGGGCGCAGAGAGCTGACTCAGGACTGCCAGCTGTCCCCAGGTCCCCTGAGCTGCTAGGCCAGTGGCTCCAAcagccctcttttttttttttttttttttttttttttttttttttgagacagagtctcactttgttgcccgggctagagtgagtgccgtggcgtcagcctagctcacagcaacctcagactcctgggcttaagtgatcctcctgcctcagcctcccaagtagctgggactacaggcatgtgccaccatgcccggctaattttttctatatatattttttatgtccagataatgtttatttctatttttagtagagacaggggtctcgctcaggctggtctcgaactcctgacgtcgagtgatccacccgcctcggtctcccagagggctaggattacaggcgtgagccaccgcgcccagcccatctGGCCTCTCTTGATTAACTTGTTCCCCTCTTCTGTCCCTCCCTGTTTCTCTAATGCTCAGCTGGCCGTCCAGAAGTACGAGGAGCTGTTTCCAGCCTTCTCTGATTCCCGGGAATGCAAGCTGATGAAAGTGAGTGCTGGGTGCTCGGGCCTCCCCACTTCCCTGACCCAGAGAGGGGTGGCCGGGGCCCCAGGGATGGGCAGTCTGGAGGCTTAGGCTCCAGGTGGGAGAATGATCAAGATTTGACCAGTGGCTCTCCAggggtttctgtttttgttttgttttctttcttctgccactTGGGtctccattttctagatgagagAAGTACGACTCAGGCAGTGATGTAGctagggacagggctgggggccgGGTGGTGACACACACCCCTCTGGTGATGCTCTGTGTCAGTGAGGTTGCCCCGAGGGTGAGCCCTTCCTGATGAGTAGGGTGGCAGAATTGGAACACACCCCTTTTTTCCTCTCAGTGTGGGGTTCCTCTGCACCCCAATCCCCTGTTTAACCCACTCAGATAGCGTGTGTTTGGATCTaatccaggccagcctgggcccctGACCCCTTCCTGCTGTTTGTTTGCAGAAGTTGCTAGAAGCCCATGAGGAGCAGAATGTGGACAGCTACACTGAGTCGGTGAGTGGGTGGCGTGGGTGCCCCAGGGTGGGCTTTCTTTCTCAGATATAGTCACCCATGAAATTCACCCTTTTTTATCTGTGGCCCCTGGCtgtgaatttctttctttagtcACCCCAGAATCCTCACAAGTAGCCCCAAGAGGTGCAGGGAGTGTTCTTCCCACTTTAGAGGACGACACTAAGGCCAAGGAGGAGACTCAGCCCTGGCCCcgtgggggcagagctggggtccaGACCCGTATCTGTCTGCCCCTGAAGAGCACGCCTTTGCACCACCCAGTCCCCCGCAAGCAGCTGAGGCTGTCTTACATCGGGTGCCTTGGGTGACCCGAGAGGAGCAGATAGGGAGGGAGAGGTGAGGGGGAAGGTGGAgctgaggggacagggagaggctgGCTCCCCTCTCCCTGATGGACGCCCATCGGGgatgtctctttctttccctacTCTGTTCTGAACGTGCTCAACTCACTTGTGTCCGGCTCAGGTCCTAATTCAGTCCTCCAGATCGCACATGTCAAGCCTGTCTCTCCCTGGGTTACTCTCAGGAATTTAAGTCCCTAAATGATGACAGAGACCAAGGATGCCAGGGACACATCTTGACAATCTTGGCACTAGAGACCTTGGGCTCCAGGGTTGGGGACAGGAGGGGGCAGCAGTGGCCCCATCACCCCTGTGTGCGCAGGTGAAAGAGTACGACTCCATCTCCCGGCTGGACCAGTGGCTCACCACCATGCTGCTGCGCATCAAGAAGACGATCCAGGGTGACGAGGAGGACCTGCGCTAAGCCCCCGCCCCGGCGCCTGTCTTCCTGTCGCGTCTGCTTAGAgagaggtggggcctgagactgGCTGCGAgaccttccctccctttccccaccccgGGAGTCTTGCGGGTCACAGCAGGCAGGCGGCAGCAGGGCTCAGCACCACTGCAGGGGCACCAGAGGCCAGGGCCTGCTGGCCGGACAGTCACCCTCTGTTCTCGCTATATCCCTCACCCCCTACCATTTATTTAAGTCCCCAAAGGTACCCTTCACCCCAAAAAACTAGCTGTACAGAATCTTTGATACAGACCTATTTGCTGTGGGTGCTGCCGGGGTTTGGGGTGGCATCTGGGCCCCCATCTCCTGACCAGCTGAGTCGTGAGGCTGGTTTCTCTCTCCCACTTTTGTCCCCCAGCCGAGCTCTGAGCACATGTAGCCGCTGAGACTTGCTCTCACTCACCGCTGGGTGTGGGCCCCTtctgcccccagcctcctgcagccCTGACCTCTCAGGTTAGACCCTGGGCCCCGGAGCTCAGGGTGTtgcccccaccccgaccccccaCGCCTGCTCCTTCCCTAACGCTTTGAGGTTTTGTCAGTCGGAAGCTGCAGCTGacccaagaaagaaaataaaaaacaacactttTGCATgagtctctcttcctcctcacctcTGCTACCCACCTCATTCTTTGGTGCTGGTCAcctgtcctcctgcccctcctggtCCCCCCTTGGGCTCTGGGCGTGCTCTGTGGGGGAGTGGAGGGCATGTGTCCTCAAGGCAATTTTGCCCCCAGGCTGGCTCAGGTTCTAGGGGAGGGGAACCAGGGCTGGTGGGCTTGGAGGCCCAGAACACCAGTCTTGATCTAGCTTCCTCTGGGCCCTTGGAGTCCgggggccttggtttcctcaactggggtgaggggtggtgatCACACCCCTCAGAGCTGCCTGGAGGACTGAATGCAACAGTCATCGTAACTGCTCTGGCCGAGAGCGAGTGGAAGAGTCGTGCCAGTCCCCTGTCCTCACCCCACATCCACGTTTCCCTGGAAGGAAGGCTGAACGCCCTGGTGACAGTTGTTCCATCTGTCACAGGATGGAGGGGAGGAGGTGACTTTGGTGGGCAGAGCATGAAGCTCGAGTGGGTCGGGGGAGTGGGAGAGGAGATGCGGGAGAAAGATGGGTAAGAACCAGCCACTTCTGCCACACCCCACCCGGTAGGTCTTCCTGTGTGTCAGGGGACTGGCCTGGGATGTGTGTGCTGCAccctgtccctgggctgggggccccTCACTGTGGGGGCGATGGGCTGGAGGAGGCTCAGTGCCCGAGGCAGGCAGCGTGTCACAGCATGACAGGATAGCATCACGCAGAAGAGGGGCTGCAGCCCTGGGGGCCTGGAGGAGGTGTGGGCCAGGTCAGGTTCCCTTCCCAGGGTCGACAAAAGGCAGCCTATCTCTGACACCCTATCTAGTCCTCTGTCCCCTTCAGCTCCTCCCTCAGTGAAGACTCCCAAGAGCTAGACTGATGGCCAGAGTCTGCCATGGGTGCTGGCTGAAGGGTCGCATGAGAACCTGTTTCTGCCATTAGTGACCGAAACCAGCCATTCCCAGCCCTGGCTATGCTTTCCAATCACTGATATCCAAGCTGGGGCCATGCTCTGATTAACTGTGGTTTGATTGAGATTCCCAACACTTTTCGTTTTTGGTTGAGATTCCCACACTTTTCGTTTATTTTTCTTGAAGCCCTATAGGTGGGTCACTTGTGCAGCAACCGTTAGAAACCTCTGAATAGGatgattccttccttctcaaccCATATGTTCATTTgcttattcactcaacaaatgttaagtGAATGTGGTTTATAGGTCACCATGAATGGTAGAAGCCTGAAGAAAACTTACCTCGGAAGTGGTAGAACTGCACCCACATTCCACTGCGTCAGCTAGTGTTCaccaagcacctactgtgtgccaggccctggcaaTATAGACCATTAGCTTCTCTCGGGAGCTTTTCACCAAATCCAGACATCTGGAATCATAACCTTCCTTTTTACCACCTTTCAGATCCAATCTGCCTTGAGAACTTTCCATTTGCTTTCTCTTACGTACCAGTGTCCCAGGTGCTTAGCAAAGGGCCTGGCGCATATTATACTTGTGATTTTTGacgctttgtgccaggcattgtccaGCAGCTGATGACCTGGCTGTGGCCAAGGGAGATCAGTCGCCGCCTTCATGGAGCTTGCAGtcaggatgtgtgtgtgttctgtgttttctttctgtgtgGAAGATTACTCAAGGTGGCTTGGTCAGGTGGCCAACCCACGTCTTCTGGAAGTTATACACAGATGTGCACAGAATCCCCAAACCTTTATGTCCTTCTAGGGACAAAGCAGTATATTCAGGAACCCCAGAAGGCAGAGAAACACCTGGTTTACATCCTGTCCCCACCACTTAACTATCAGTCAAAGGACTTACTCTCCCTGAGCCTTAATTTCATCCTCTGTAAACTAGGATGATGAACCTCTTTGTAGGATTTTTGCAAAGATCTAGTGAGATAAATTTGTAAAGGATGTCCTGGCACATCGGAAAAGCTCAGTAAATACTGAGTAAATGAATGGGAGGCGGGTAACAATAGGCCTTGCAAAGTGATTGTGAGGAGTCAATAAGATAATCAGGACCAACATGACTGTCACCAAGTAGGTGTTCCATAAAGGAGGTGGTTATGACATGCCAGGATAGATAGCCGGATTTTTTTACGTCGGGTGAGAAGAATGCATCTTGCCATTTTAAAGATAGTGTTAAAATAACGAACTATGGAGTTACCTTGTTTGAGTTCCAATACTGACTGCACACCTTAACTAGCTGTGTGCTCTTAGGCAACTTACTTTACCTCTCTGCCTCAttcccctcatctgtaaaatggatttaAGATTACTTATTTCAACCTCCTTGTGAGTTTTGAATAAATCGTTAGATGGAACGCGATTAGAGCAGTTCCTGTACGTAAGGGGAATATTAAGTTTTCTGATGATTACTCTACCTTCCACACAGCATACCGCGCGGGGCTGTGGGCCACCACCTCGCATCTCTGATCAGTCTCAGGGCAGCCCCTTCCTAGGTCCTGAATTGGAAAGGGAACGAGCACGCAGGCGCGGTGGAGCGAAGTCGCGTAAGAGGCCTGGGCAGCCGAGCTGGCCGCCATCTTGGAAAGGGCAGCGACGGCAGCTTCTCTACGTCATCAGTCTGCGCAGCGGGCGGGTACCCCGCGGTTCTGGTCGCTTCGAGAGCCGTGGGTGGGGTAAGGCGGGTTGCAGCACGGGCAGCGGAGAGGGTGAGTGGCTGAGGGGCGTGATGGGAGAGGCGGCCGTGGCGGCGGAGCCTTGCCCGCTGCGCGAGGACAGCTTCACGCGCTTCTCGTCGCAGAGCAATGTGTACGGGCTGGCAGGAGGTGCCGGCGGGCGCGGGGAGCTGCTGGCCGCCACCCTTAAAGGCAAGGTACTCGGCTTCCGCTACCAAGACCTCCGACAGAAAATCCGGCCGGTGGCCAAGGAGCTGCAGTTCAACTATATCCCCGGTGCGTGGCGCCGTGGGGCCGGGGGACCTGGAACGCGGGGTCACCATGATGGGAGAATGGAAGCAGGGTGACTGAAGGGAGTCAAAGCTGATAGTCATTGGGGTCAGGAGGCGGGGTAGTGGGTCTGGAAGTGGTCAGGGTTTCAGGATTCCTCAGACCTGGAGGTCAGGATCCCTGGTACACAGGGTTCAGAGGTCACGGTGATGGTGATCAGGACTCACTGGGGCCCAGAGGTCGTGATAATTGCAGTGGTCAGAGCTCACCGTTATTGGACATACTGGGGTCACAAGTCTGCCTGAAACCTGAACTTTGAACTCTCCCCTCCCAGTGGACGCAGAGATCGTCTCCATCGACACCTTCAACAAGTCGCCCCCAAAGCGGGGCCTGGTTGTGGGGATCACCTTCATCAAGGTATCCAGAgctccctccacccaccctcgCCCTCCTCCCTACACACATGGTGGTTCCCACCAAGCCCACCCCAGATCCCTCCTGTGGCCCCTACCCTCTCCTGAGGCCAGTTTCCTCCCCCAGGATTCAGGGGACAAGGGCAGCCCCTTCCTTAACATTTACTGCGACTACGAGCCTGGCTCTGAGTACAACCTTGACTCCATTGCCCGTGAGTGTTGGCCTAGAGGGAAGGACTGTGGGAGGGGGGCCCAGCAGGTCCCCCGTGCCCATCTGCCTGTGTTCCCCCTACAGAGAGCTGCCTGAACCTGGAGCTCCAGTTCACTCCTTTCCAGCTGTGCCACGCAGAGTGAGTGTCCCCTGGGCACCCATGCCCACCCCCTTCTAGGCATAGGAGCCCTGGGTTCTCAAACCGCTTTCTTACTTACAGATTAACTTACAgactctgtttccccatctggaaaataAAGGGGTTGTACTGGATTAGGGATTGAAAACTAAAATGCCTTTAGGGGCCTGAGAGGTATGTGAGAGTGGGCAGGCACAAGTGTAACGCAgtggggagggtgtgtgtgtgaggttgGGAAGCTGTAGCTAACTGGAGACTGCAATCCTGCCCATAGacaatctatttttgttttttagagcatCATGCTTTTAAGGTGGCCGTGGACCAGACTTTGCCATTCTTGAACTAGATAGTCTGAGTTCAGTGAGCACTTGTGTTCTAGACATCTAGAATTCCCAGATTCTAATGTTCCAGATTCTGACATTCCAAGATCGGAGATGCTAAGTTTTCTAGAGTTGGAAGCTCTGAGATTCTAAGACTTGAACATTTTACAGTTGGATAGAAGCCAGGATCTTTTGAGATTCTGTAATGGTATAGTCCTAATATTCCCATATTTCGAGGAGATAGAATAGAGACCATGTAGAATACCAAGGTCCAAGAATCCCAAAGTATATGGGTTCCATTCTAGAGCTCCAGGTTCCATTCGAGAACACTGACGGTCTAGCACAGGGATTGGGAAGCTATTTTTTGTAaaggctcagtaaatattaggcTTTGAGAGCTACCACTacccaactctgccattgtagcaagAAAACAGCCATTGACAGTCTGTAAGTGAAtgggcgtggctgtgttccaataacgCTTTGGGTTGGATTTGGTCTGCAGGTCATAGTTGGCCAACCTCTGTTCCAGCAGGTGAGAGTTCCAGAAACTGAGATTCTAATGCAGTAACGTTCTAGATGCTAGGATTTGGATGTTCTTCCGTTCCATAAATCTGAATATCCATGACGACAAATTCTAAAAGTTCTAGTATTTCAGACTAGAACTTCTAGAATACTGGGGTTCCAGATTTCTTCATTTCAGGGAGATAGAGTACTAAGGAGTTGGGGCCCTGAGATTCTAGCCCCGGGTCCCGTGTCTGGATCCCAGAATGTTAGGGTTGTCACAGGCAAGGGTTCTTACAAGAGGATGGTTCTAAAACATGGATTCTACCATACTCAGGTTCTACCGCGTTGGGATTCTAGATTTCTCTGCTTTCAGGGTTCAGGTCGGGGATCAACTGGAGACTGTGTTTCTCCTGAGTGGGAATGACCCGGCCATTCATCTCTACAAGGAGGTGAGGCAGGGGGGAGACGTGCTGGGCAGAGCCCTCACGGGCGGATGTCGCCGCAGGCTGGTGTTGGGGCGTGTGCATGAGGCTGGCTGCTGACTTTAAGTGGGGCGGGGTGGGTCTTGCCTCCACCAGAACGAGGGGCTCCATCAGTTTGAGGAACAGCCCGTGGAAAACCTCTTCCCAGAG
Coding sequences within:
- the NAPA gene encoding alpha-soluble NSF attachment protein, yielding MDNSGKEAEAMALLAEAERKVKNSQSFFSGLFGGSSKIEEACEIYARAANMFKMAKNWSAAGNAFCQAAQLHLQLQSKHDAATSFVDAGNAFKKADPQEAINCLMRAIEIYTDMGRFTIAAKHHISIAEIYETELVDIEKAIAHYEQSADYYKGEESNSSANKCLLKVAGYAAQLEQYQKAIDIYEQVGTNAMDSPLLKYSAKDYFFKAALCHFCIDMLNAKLAVQKYEELFPAFSDSRECKLMKKLLEAHEEQNVDSYTESVKEYDSISRLDQWLTTMLLRIKKTIQGDEEDLR